A section of the Malus sylvestris chromosome 17, drMalSylv7.2, whole genome shotgun sequence genome encodes:
- the LOC126611388 gene encoding uncharacterized protein LOC126611388: MGGVPALLPTLQVKAMILINSALSDDTRTVVDSVELELTDMDLKSISSRSLPDPHTLRKSSHLLGPKVLQVLTLRSGTRTDVQKKSYKTGVGRRGGSAAEEGRQLGGDQEE, translated from the coding sequence ATGGGGGGAGTTCCGGCGCTGCTTCCGACGCTGCAAGTGAAGGCGATGATCCTGATCAACTCCGCCTTGTCCGATGACACGCGTACTGTGGTGGATTCGGTGGAGTTGGAGCTCACCGACATGGACCTCAAATCCATCTCCTCCAGGTCCTTGCCCGACCCGCATACCCTCCGAAAGTCCTCTCACCTCCTCGGCCCCAAAGTCCTCCAGGTATTGACTCTGCGGTCAGGCACGAGGACCGATGTGCAGAAGAAATCGTATAAGACGGGGGTGGGTCGACGCGGAGGAAGCGCGGCGGAGGAGGGAAGACAACTTGGTGGAGATCAAGAAGAATAA